One Rubritalea squalenifaciens DSM 18772 genomic region harbors:
- a CDS encoding arylsulfatase gives MSAIAQEDSGNSKKPNILVIWGDDIGWQNVSAYGMGSMGYTTPNIDSIGMQGIRFTDHYAQPSCTAGRAAFITGQYPIRSGMTTVGQPGDALGLQAASPCLAEVLKKQGYATGHFGKNHLGDRNEHLPTAHGFDEFFGNLYHLNTQEEAEQRDYQNFGKAYSGSLEEYEKKFGTRGVIHSFATDTEDATEHPRFGKVGKQKIEDTGPLTQERMKNFDAGEVIPKAQDFIKRAKEEDKPFFVWLNTSRMHLYTRLDDKWRYAAESYTSEADVHGSGMLQHDHDIGLVLKFLKDNGLDENTIIWYSTDNGPEHSSWPHGATTPFRGEKMTTYEGGVRVLSMLRWPGVIKPGQKLNGIQGHQDMFTSLAAAAGVEDVAKQVMEEKKQYIDGVNNLPYWKGEIDHSNRDHIFHYYESKLTAVRMGPWKFHFSTKEDYYANVVPRTVPLVFNIRMDPFESYSDKESYGHLMQKVSWLIQPMGELMAAHLKSLKDYPPVQGGKSFDMSNVVDEFIKKSKQ, from the coding sequence ATGAGCGCTATCGCTCAGGAGGACTCAGGCAATTCGAAGAAACCCAATATCCTGGTGATATGGGGGGATGACATTGGCTGGCAGAACGTGAGTGCCTATGGCATGGGTTCCATGGGCTACACCACCCCGAACATCGATAGTATCGGGATGCAGGGTATCCGCTTCACCGATCACTATGCTCAACCATCCTGTACGGCGGGGCGTGCGGCCTTTATCACAGGACAGTACCCGATCCGTTCCGGTATGACCACCGTAGGTCAACCTGGTGATGCACTCGGGTTACAGGCGGCATCACCCTGTTTGGCTGAGGTGCTGAAGAAGCAAGGCTATGCTACTGGGCATTTTGGTAAAAACCACCTTGGTGACCGCAATGAGCACCTTCCCACGGCTCATGGCTTTGATGAGTTCTTTGGCAATCTCTACCACTTGAATACTCAGGAGGAGGCCGAACAGCGCGACTACCAGAATTTTGGTAAGGCGTACTCGGGCAGTCTGGAGGAGTACGAGAAGAAGTTTGGTACCCGCGGAGTGATCCATTCCTTCGCAACCGATACTGAGGATGCCACGGAGCATCCGCGCTTCGGCAAGGTAGGAAAACAGAAGATCGAGGATACGGGGCCACTGACTCAGGAAAGAATGAAAAACTTCGATGCTGGTGAAGTGATTCCTAAGGCCCAAGACTTCATCAAGAGAGCGAAGGAGGAGGACAAACCCTTCTTTGTCTGGCTAAACACCAGCCGGATGCACCTCTATACGCGTCTTGATGACAAGTGGAGATATGCTGCGGAGAGCTATACCTCTGAAGCCGATGTGCATGGATCTGGCATGCTTCAGCATGACCATGACATCGGACTGGTTCTCAAGTTCCTCAAGGATAACGGACTCGATGAGAATACCATCATCTGGTACTCCACTGACAATGGTCCAGAGCATTCTTCTTGGCCGCATGGGGCGACAACTCCTTTTCGTGGTGAGAAAATGACAACCTATGAGGGTGGTGTACGCGTACTCTCCATGCTCAGATGGCCAGGGGTGATCAAGCCTGGTCAAAAACTGAATGGCATCCAAGGCCACCAGGATATGTTCACCAGCCTTGCAGCAGCAGCTGGGGTGGAGGATGTGGCCAAGCAGGTGATGGAGGAGAAGAAGCAGTACATCGATGGGGTAAATAATCTACCTTACTGGAAAGGTGAGATCGATCATTCTAACAGGGATCATATTTTTCACTACTACGAGAGTAAGCTCACTGCCGTGCGGATGGGACCTTGGAAGTTTCACTTCTCGACCAAGGAAGACTATTACGCCAACGTAGTGCCTCGGACCGTGCCGCTGGTCTTTAACATCCGGATGGATCCTTTCGAGTCCTACAGTGACAAGGAGTCCTATGGGCATTTGATGCAGAAAGTCTCTTGGCTGATCCAGCCAATGGGTGAGCTGATGGCTGCCCACTTGAAGTCCCTGAAAGACTATCCTCCAGTACAAGGGGGCAAGAGCTTTGACATGTCCAATGTGGTGGACGAGTTCATCAAGAAATCCAAACAATAG
- a CDS encoding sulfatase-like hydrolase/transferase — MSLGAQNDNDANASNNGKKPNILVIWGDDIGTWNVSHNNRGMMGYKTPNIDRIAKEGVAFTDYYGQQSCTAGRAAFVGGTVPVRSGMTKVGLPGAKEGWQEKDITVAGVMKSLGYSTGQFGKNHFGDRDEHLPTNHGFDEFFGNLYHLNAEEEPEHRDYPKDMKLPNGKTFMEQFGPRGVLKCKVKADGTQEIENTGQLTKKRMETVDEETLAAAKDFIKRQHEAGKPFFCWWNGTRMHFRTHVKEEHKGLSGKSGDEYHDGMVEHDMHVGQLLDLLDELGIADNTLVYYSTDNGPHYNTWPDAGTTPFRSEKNSNWEGAYRVPAFVRWPGKFPAGTTLNGIVAHEDWMPTFAAAAGKTDLKEDLLDGYKAINRDYKQHLDGYNMIDYLSGKADKSPRREFWYFNDDGKLVAIRMDDWKAVFYENRGKAFGVWMEPFTEMRVPLIFNLRRDPFEKAQHNANVYYDWVLDHAFILVPMQAAAQQFAKSFVDYPPSQKPGSFNLDGVVEKLKEGSGAR, encoded by the coding sequence ATGAGCCTTGGCGCTCAAAACGACAATGATGCTAATGCGTCTAACAACGGAAAGAAACCAAACATCCTAGTCATCTGGGGTGATGATATAGGTACCTGGAACGTCAGTCACAACAACCGGGGCATGATGGGCTACAAGACTCCGAATATCGACCGGATTGCCAAGGAGGGGGTGGCCTTTACTGATTATTATGGCCAGCAGTCATGTACAGCAGGACGAGCCGCCTTTGTCGGGGGCACGGTTCCCGTGCGTTCTGGCATGACGAAGGTGGGTCTACCTGGTGCCAAGGAAGGTTGGCAGGAGAAGGATATTACCGTAGCTGGTGTGATGAAGTCGCTAGGATACTCGACAGGTCAGTTCGGTAAGAACCACTTCGGTGACCGGGACGAGCATTTGCCTACCAATCATGGCTTTGACGAGTTTTTCGGTAATCTCTATCACTTGAATGCCGAGGAAGAGCCTGAGCACCGTGATTATCCAAAGGATATGAAGCTACCGAATGGGAAGACCTTCATGGAGCAGTTTGGGCCTCGTGGTGTCCTCAAGTGCAAGGTGAAAGCCGACGGAACTCAAGAGATCGAGAATACGGGGCAGTTGACCAAGAAACGCATGGAAACTGTGGATGAGGAAACGCTTGCTGCCGCAAAAGACTTCATCAAGAGGCAGCATGAGGCCGGGAAGCCATTCTTTTGCTGGTGGAACGGTACCCGGATGCACTTCCGCACTCATGTGAAGGAAGAGCATAAGGGGCTATCTGGTAAGAGTGGTGATGAATATCACGATGGAATGGTAGAGCACGACATGCACGTGGGACAGCTACTGGATCTCTTGGATGAGCTGGGCATTGCAGACAATACGCTTGTCTACTATTCCACGGATAACGGCCCGCACTACAATACCTGGCCAGATGCAGGTACGACCCCATTTCGTAGTGAGAAGAACTCCAACTGGGAAGGTGCCTACCGTGTGCCTGCCTTTGTGCGCTGGCCAGGCAAGTTCCCAGCAGGGACGACACTCAATGGCATTGTAGCCCATGAAGACTGGATGCCGACCTTCGCTGCCGCAGCTGGTAAGACTGACTTGAAAGAAGACCTTTTAGATGGCTATAAGGCGATCAATCGTGACTACAAGCAGCATCTAGATGGCTATAACATGATAGACTATCTATCAGGGAAAGCTGACAAGTCTCCGCGCCGTGAGTTCTGGTATTTCAATGATGATGGAAAGCTTGTTGCGATCCGCATGGATGACTGGAAAGCGGTGTTCTATGAAAACCGAGGCAAGGCCTTTGGTGTCTGGATGGAACCGTTTACTGAGATGCGTGTGCCGTTGATTTTCAACTTGAGACGAGATCCGTTTGAGAAGGCGCAGCATAATGCCAACGTCTATTACGACTGGGTGCTGGATCATGCCTTTATTCTGGTGCCGATGCAGGCAGCAGCTCAGCAGTTTGCGAAATCCTTCGTGGATTATCCACCAAGCCAGAAACCTGGTTCTTTCAATCTCGATGGTGTGGTCGAGAAGCTGAAAGAAGGTTCAGGTGCTCGATGA
- a CDS encoding HAD family hydrolase yields the protein MKLLLMYTLLVGILFGADPLPSWNDGPSKKAITDFVEKVTKDGSADFVKAEDRVAVFDNDGTLWSEQPLYFQAFFAMDRLKAMAPDHPEWKETEPYASLMKGDVKAAAEVGKEKVLKALMDSHGGATQEEFDRIAREWLKTAKHPKTGKLFTEMVFQPMLELLEYLRANGFKTYIVSGGGIEFIRAFAQEVYGIPPEQVVGTVGDLKYEVKDGKPMLVRSGKAVFIDDGPGKPVGIQRFIGKRPIMAFGNSDGDFQMLEWTTSGEGPRFAGIVHHTDEEREWKYDRDSHIGKLDRGLTEGPQRKWTIIDMKTEWSRIYPE from the coding sequence ATGAAACTGCTATTAATGTATACTTTGCTTGTCGGTATTCTTTTTGGAGCCGACCCCTTGCCCTCCTGGAATGATGGCCCATCGAAGAAGGCCATCACCGACTTTGTAGAGAAGGTCACGAAAGACGGGAGTGCCGACTTTGTAAAAGCCGAAGACCGTGTGGCGGTCTTTGATAATGATGGAACCCTGTGGTCTGAGCAGCCGCTTTATTTTCAGGCGTTCTTTGCGATGGATCGGCTGAAAGCGATGGCGCCCGACCACCCCGAGTGGAAGGAGACCGAGCCTTATGCCTCACTGATGAAAGGTGATGTGAAAGCGGCTGCAGAAGTAGGCAAGGAGAAGGTGCTAAAAGCTTTGATGGATTCTCACGGTGGTGCCACCCAAGAGGAGTTTGATCGTATAGCCAGAGAATGGTTGAAGACCGCTAAGCATCCGAAAACAGGGAAGCTCTTCACTGAGATGGTTTTTCAACCGATGTTAGAGTTGCTAGAGTATCTGAGAGCGAATGGCTTCAAGACCTACATCGTATCCGGTGGAGGTATCGAATTTATCCGCGCCTTTGCACAGGAGGTGTACGGTATCCCTCCAGAGCAAGTGGTAGGTACTGTGGGCGATCTGAAATATGAAGTGAAGGATGGTAAGCCCATGCTCGTACGCAGTGGTAAGGCCGTCTTTATTGATGATGGACCGGGTAAGCCAGTCGGTATACAGCGATTCATCGGCAAGCGTCCTATTATGGCTTTTGGAAATTCTGATGGGGATTTCCAGATGCTGGAGTGGACTACCTCAGGTGAGGGGCCGCGCTTTGCCGGTATCGTTCATCACACCGATGAGGAACGTGAGTGGAAGTATGATCGTGATTCTCATATTGGAAAATTAGATCGAGGACTCACTGAAGGGCCCCAGCGGAAATGGACGATCATCGACATGAAAACGGAGTGGAGTCGTATCTATCCTGAATAG
- a CDS encoding DUF1553 domain-containing protein yields the protein MLSRSLYSLLIIPLLSGCDSEPASKSAPLEAACSVNPSQSSELISYNFHVRPILSDKCFFCHGPDEKNNKAGLRLDTPAHAYAALKESKGFGIIPGDPKNSMILHRINSSDPEEVMPPPESKLALTEEEISILSQWIEQGANYEPHWAFTPLAKEIPVPKSESSWARQDIDHFILETLSEHQLPPSPDSPHWQWLRRASLDLTGLPPTEQEIESFLKVADQPGAYEAEVDRLLSSPAYGEHMATPWLDAARYADSYGYQSDQLSVTWPYRDWVIRAFNDNLPYDKFITYNLAGDLLENPTRDQKLATAYNRLHRMTNEGGSIREEFLAEHAADRVHTMGTAMLGLTMECARCHDHKYDPITQRDYFSLTAYFNSIGENGLYDHASKIPSPSMLLPTKQQEAQLQAARKELITLEKQTKAIEESQQSAFEGWLSSPDKTPEIPDLVGYFPLDSDNSGTLRNMTPGADKDAKQNGLKAVSGKIGGAIELNGDTGITIPKFHRADRWQAITHSLWLMDTKRDELPVVVMQRTYGTDVGYNGYDLMLQNGFLEARWYRVWPGNAIGVRTKEPIEKSQWHQVTWTYDGSSSAAGIRIFLDGAEVATEVLADGPMIKNIGQNTYGSGDYTLGQRFRDRGFAGGLVDEFRIYSRDLSPVEVQQLYSGSALQEAIHRGDKDLLAPYYFSALNSATRQHTQALQQARHSLVKNQDVCTEVAIMKDTKIPTTAYLLERGEYDAPKTTPVPRATPHFLPPISSDYPVNRLGLAMWMTTPDHPLTSRVFVNRIWQQFFGRGIVKSTENFGVQGDLPSHPELLDWLARDFVNHNWDIKRLCKQIVLSSTYRQSSRASKELLEQDPENILLARGPAYRLDAELIRDTALSASGLLIDKQGGPPVSPYQPGGDLWRESNGMSPAFRQGKGEALYRRSIYSVWKRTAPFPNMLAFDATSREVCTVKRARTNTPLQALVLLNDTQFVEACRALAEKHLTSSGLNIESAFISLTGRHPSTKETKILKDLYTEQLEHFTSETTAAEKLISTGESKASTSHPAANLAAATIVVQTIFNLDATIWKR from the coding sequence ATGCTCTCACGTTCACTCTACAGCCTACTCATCATCCCCTTGCTCAGCGGATGCGATAGCGAGCCTGCGTCAAAATCCGCTCCGCTTGAAGCAGCCTGCTCGGTAAACCCAAGCCAGAGCAGTGAGCTGATATCCTATAATTTCCATGTTCGCCCCATCCTCTCGGATAAGTGCTTTTTCTGCCATGGACCAGACGAAAAGAACAACAAAGCCGGCCTCCGACTGGATACTCCCGCGCACGCCTATGCCGCGCTAAAAGAATCCAAAGGTTTTGGGATCATACCGGGAGACCCGAAGAATAGCATGATTCTTCACCGCATCAATTCCTCCGACCCTGAGGAAGTCATGCCTCCCCCCGAATCCAAACTCGCCCTCACTGAGGAGGAGATTTCCATCCTCAGTCAATGGATCGAACAAGGCGCCAACTACGAACCACACTGGGCATTCACTCCACTCGCCAAAGAAATCCCCGTCCCTAAATCCGAGAGTTCATGGGCGCGCCAAGACATAGACCACTTCATCCTTGAGACACTCTCGGAGCATCAACTCCCCCCCTCTCCTGACAGCCCACATTGGCAGTGGCTCAGAAGGGCAAGCCTAGATCTCACCGGGCTGCCTCCCACGGAACAAGAAATCGAAAGCTTCCTGAAGGTAGCAGATCAACCCGGAGCCTATGAAGCCGAGGTCGACCGTCTACTCAGTTCGCCAGCCTACGGAGAACACATGGCCACTCCCTGGCTAGACGCAGCCCGCTACGCGGATTCCTATGGCTACCAATCCGACCAACTCAGCGTCACCTGGCCTTATCGTGACTGGGTCATCAGAGCTTTTAATGACAACCTACCCTACGACAAGTTTATCACCTACAACCTCGCAGGTGATCTCCTGGAGAATCCCACAAGAGACCAGAAGCTAGCTACGGCCTACAACAGGTTGCACCGCATGACCAATGAAGGAGGATCTATCCGGGAAGAATTTCTTGCGGAACATGCTGCTGACCGTGTCCACACCATGGGCACTGCCATGCTAGGACTCACCATGGAATGTGCGCGCTGTCATGATCATAAGTACGACCCCATTACCCAGCGGGATTATTTTTCCCTAACAGCCTACTTCAATTCCATCGGAGAAAACGGCCTTTACGACCATGCCTCAAAGATCCCTTCTCCATCCATGCTGCTTCCTACTAAGCAGCAAGAAGCGCAACTTCAAGCTGCCCGGAAAGAGCTCATAACCTTAGAAAAGCAGACAAAGGCAATCGAAGAATCTCAACAAAGTGCCTTCGAAGGCTGGCTAAGCAGCCCTGACAAGACGCCGGAGATTCCGGACTTAGTGGGCTATTTCCCCTTGGATTCGGACAATTCCGGCACGCTAAGAAACATGACACCTGGAGCCGATAAAGATGCCAAGCAGAACGGCCTCAAAGCGGTATCCGGGAAAATAGGGGGAGCCATTGAACTCAATGGCGATACAGGAATCACGATCCCCAAATTCCATCGAGCTGATCGCTGGCAAGCCATCACCCACTCCCTTTGGCTCATGGACACCAAAAGGGACGAACTCCCCGTGGTCGTCATGCAGCGCACGTACGGTACGGATGTGGGTTACAATGGCTACGACCTCATGCTGCAGAACGGCTTTCTTGAAGCCCGTTGGTATCGGGTATGGCCTGGAAACGCAATCGGAGTGCGCACTAAGGAACCCATAGAAAAATCTCAATGGCATCAAGTCACCTGGACCTATGACGGATCCAGCAGCGCCGCGGGAATTCGCATTTTCCTGGATGGAGCAGAAGTGGCAACTGAGGTTCTGGCTGACGGCCCGATGATCAAAAACATTGGCCAAAACACCTACGGATCTGGCGATTATACTCTGGGCCAACGTTTCCGGGACAGAGGCTTCGCTGGAGGTCTTGTCGATGAGTTTCGCATCTATTCCAGAGATCTCAGCCCAGTGGAAGTACAGCAGCTATACAGCGGTTCAGCACTTCAGGAAGCTATCCATCGTGGTGATAAAGATCTCCTCGCCCCATACTACTTTTCCGCTCTCAATTCTGCCACGCGTCAACATACACAGGCCCTTCAACAAGCTCGACACTCCTTAGTAAAAAATCAAGATGTCTGCACGGAAGTGGCCATCATGAAGGACACCAAGATTCCCACCACCGCTTACCTGCTGGAACGCGGTGAGTATGATGCGCCAAAGACAACACCGGTACCACGCGCCACTCCTCATTTCCTTCCCCCCATCTCCTCAGATTATCCGGTGAACCGCCTAGGCTTGGCGATGTGGATGACCACCCCAGACCACCCACTTACCTCACGGGTCTTCGTCAATCGCATCTGGCAGCAGTTCTTTGGCCGAGGCATTGTCAAAAGCACTGAGAACTTCGGGGTCCAAGGCGACCTGCCTTCACATCCGGAACTGCTAGACTGGCTGGCTCGAGACTTCGTCAACCACAACTGGGATATCAAACGCCTATGTAAGCAAATCGTCCTCTCCTCCACCTACCGGCAATCGAGCCGGGCCAGCAAAGAACTCCTCGAGCAAGATCCGGAAAATATTCTGTTAGCCAGAGGACCTGCGTATCGACTGGATGCGGAGCTCATCCGGGACACCGCACTCTCGGCCTCAGGATTACTGATAGACAAGCAAGGAGGACCTCCTGTCTCCCCCTACCAACCAGGAGGCGACCTGTGGCGTGAATCCAATGGCATGAGCCCGGCTTTCCGCCAAGGCAAGGGTGAAGCTCTTTATCGGCGCAGTATCTACTCAGTATGGAAACGCACTGCTCCCTTCCCGAACATGCTGGCCTTTGATGCCACGAGTAGAGAAGTCTGTACGGTAAAGAGGGCCCGTACCAATACGCCTTTGCAAGCTCTGGTTCTTCTCAATGACACCCAGTTTGTGGAGGCTTGCCGTGCTCTCGCGGAGAAACACCTCACAAGTTCCGGCCTCAATATCGAGAGTGCTTTTATCAGCCTGACTGGGCGCCATCCCAGCACTAAAGAAACCAAAATTCTTAAGGATCTCTATACTGAACAGTTAGAGCATTTCACAAGCGAAACTACCGCAGCCGAAAAACTGATCAGCACAGGAGAAAGCAAAGCCAGCACAAGCCACCCAGCAGCCAATCTCGCAGCCGCCACGATCGTGGTGCAAACCATTTTCAACCTCGACGCAACAATCTGGAAACGATGA
- a CDS encoding arylsulfatase, with protein sequence MKTLCGVLVFCGFTSAGHAEEPDRTKIPLELPEFKGKIGKTYKESEAAWQNPVPAPEGAPNVIIILLDDVGFGQVSTFGGLIPTPNLDKLASEGLRYNRFHTTAICGPSRAALLTGRNHHSCGNGFLMEWATGFPSYSTMLPKSTATAGEILKCNGYTTWWYGKNHNTPDWETTVAGPFDRWPTGMGFDYFYGFNAGETHQFYPVIFENTVAVEPDKSPEEGYHFMTDMTDRAIARMKFSKSVAPNKPFFMYFAPGAMHAPHHVTKEWRDKFKGKFDMGWDKYREIVFENQKKMGIIPADTKLTVRPEWVPAWDSLNADQKKLYAALFENFAGYFAFTDYEVGRLLDAVKELPDADNTMIIYIAGDNGASSEGGPDGTLNEIKNLNGINTPIEEILPHLDKLGGPESEPHYPVGWAWAGNTPFQWVKQVASHLGGTRNPMVISWPAKIKHDDKPRDAFLHLVDVLPTVLEAANIPMPDTVNGIKQKPLEGKSFLASFENSSFKGRSEQYFEVFSNRSIYEGGWKANAQHTFPWRQDYAPGNWDKDKWELYNLNEDFSEANDLAAKNPEKLEELKRKFEEAAERYAIYPLDDRGAARLAIPKPPVPGAVEGGDTYVYYAGATRIAEPAAPPMKNNSWTLTAKIKTTGEKTEGVIMGFGGVAAGIALYVEDGIPIFDYNYFEEHTIVKGKEALPEGEVTVEVNFEYLGKKDEAGKGANIALSVNGEKVAEGKMEATVGGRFGIDTFGIGEDSGQPVNLKYKPPFKFNGEIEKVVIKIKK encoded by the coding sequence ATGAAAACTCTCTGTGGCGTACTAGTCTTCTGTGGCTTTACCTCTGCAGGACATGCAGAAGAGCCGGACCGCACGAAGATTCCTCTGGAACTTCCAGAGTTTAAAGGAAAGATCGGCAAGACTTATAAGGAGTCTGAGGCTGCTTGGCAGAATCCGGTGCCAGCTCCCGAGGGCGCGCCGAATGTGATCATCATTCTGTTGGATGACGTGGGCTTTGGACAGGTGTCAACTTTCGGTGGTCTTATCCCGACACCGAATCTGGACAAGCTGGCCTCCGAGGGGTTGCGCTATAATCGCTTTCACACCACCGCCATTTGTGGCCCATCCCGTGCAGCCCTTCTCACGGGAAGGAATCACCATAGCTGTGGCAATGGCTTCCTGATGGAGTGGGCCACTGGGTTTCCAAGCTACTCTACCATGCTGCCCAAGAGCACAGCTACAGCAGGCGAAATCCTGAAGTGCAACGGCTACACTACCTGGTGGTACGGTAAGAACCATAACACCCCTGACTGGGAAACGACGGTGGCAGGTCCATTTGACCGATGGCCGACGGGCATGGGCTTTGACTATTTCTACGGTTTTAATGCTGGAGAAACTCACCAGTTCTATCCGGTTATTTTTGAAAACACCGTAGCGGTAGAGCCTGATAAGTCGCCAGAAGAGGGCTATCACTTCATGACGGACATGACTGACCGTGCAATCGCTCGCATGAAATTTTCAAAGTCAGTGGCTCCTAACAAACCCTTCTTCATGTATTTTGCCCCGGGTGCGATGCACGCACCTCACCATGTGACCAAAGAGTGGAGGGATAAGTTCAAGGGGAAGTTCGATATGGGCTGGGACAAGTACCGTGAGATCGTTTTTGAAAATCAGAAGAAGATGGGAATCATCCCTGCGGATACGAAGCTCACTGTGCGTCCGGAATGGGTGCCAGCATGGGATAGTCTGAATGCCGATCAGAAGAAGCTTTATGCGGCACTCTTTGAGAACTTCGCGGGCTATTTTGCCTTTACTGATTATGAGGTAGGAAGGTTGTTAGATGCGGTGAAAGAGTTGCCAGATGCTGACAATACGATGATCATTTATATTGCCGGGGACAACGGCGCTTCATCGGAAGGGGGGCCTGACGGTACGTTGAATGAGATCAAAAACCTGAATGGTATTAATACGCCGATTGAGGAGATACTGCCTCATCTGGATAAGCTGGGAGGTCCCGAGTCTGAACCCCATTATCCCGTAGGCTGGGCGTGGGCTGGAAATACACCCTTCCAGTGGGTAAAACAGGTGGCGTCTCATCTCGGAGGTACCCGCAACCCGATGGTCATTAGCTGGCCGGCCAAGATCAAGCATGATGACAAACCGCGCGATGCCTTCCTCCACCTGGTGGATGTTCTGCCGACCGTGCTTGAGGCAGCTAATATTCCGATGCCTGATACTGTTAATGGTATCAAGCAGAAGCCTCTGGAAGGGAAGTCCTTCCTGGCTAGCTTTGAAAATTCATCATTCAAAGGGCGGAGTGAGCAGTACTTCGAGGTCTTTAGTAACCGTTCTATATATGAGGGCGGTTGGAAGGCGAATGCACAGCATACCTTCCCATGGCGTCAGGACTATGCCCCAGGAAATTGGGACAAGGACAAGTGGGAACTCTACAATTTGAACGAGGATTTCTCCGAGGCTAACGATCTAGCAGCTAAGAATCCCGAGAAGCTTGAAGAGCTTAAGCGAAAGTTTGAGGAAGCTGCTGAGAGATACGCCATCTACCCACTGGATGATCGAGGGGCAGCGCGTCTTGCCATTCCTAAACCTCCGGTGCCTGGTGCTGTAGAGGGAGGGGATACCTACGTGTATTATGCGGGAGCCACAAGGATAGCAGAGCCTGCTGCACCTCCTATGAAGAACAACTCATGGACGTTGACAGCAAAGATAAAAACTACAGGTGAGAAGACCGAGGGTGTCATCATGGGCTTCGGTGGTGTCGCTGCCGGCATTGCACTCTATGTTGAGGATGGAATCCCAATCTTTGATTACAACTATTTCGAGGAGCACACCATTGTGAAAGGGAAGGAGGCATTGCCTGAAGGAGAAGTGACCGTGGAGGTGAACTTCGAGTACTTGGGCAAGAAAGACGAAGCTGGTAAGGGGGCTAATATAGCCCTGAGTGTGAACGGTGAGAAGGTAGCAGAAGGAAAAATGGAAGCCACAGTCGGAGGCCGATTCGGGATTGATACCTTCGGTATTGGCGAAGATAGCGGTCAGCCTGTGAATCTTAAGTACAAGCCCCCTTTCAAGTTCAACGGTGAGATCGAAAAAGTCGTCATCAAGATCAAAAAATAA
- a CDS encoding carbohydrate porin, with translation MTKTIVTSGIISLGLPLFLYAGSQETPTPDATQDLWEGHLAGDMFGLRPCLAKHGIKLDLTATNFYYGVVDGSADFIGGKDGDDVAFGGKVDLHLNVDGHKAGLWQGLFISIHGEYRYGDSTRQAGALTPVNAGMLSPSDNSDAFAFTNVVITQAFSESVLLSLGKFNTIDLADKTFLGGFGYEGFMNTSFVAPPIAGRTVPISTLGAIVSVLDGGKPKFNIGIIDSDSPETSSGFDGLSSDEMTFLADYTFYTKIGGKDGTHTISGTYSTIDAFSLDASDYLRPPSNPGITPSFKDDSWQISYTFEQFICQDASDTKKGWGVFGMFAFSDGNPNPFEYSAVLGIAANGVSPARPNDNFGFGLFWNGVSDDLKKSLDAVVDVDDEYGAELFYDAAITPWFRLGADVQVVNPVFADNDTAVFLGLRSRVIF, from the coding sequence ATGACTAAAACTATAGTTACCTCAGGAATCATCAGCCTAGGTCTCCCCCTATTCTTGTACGCGGGAAGCCAGGAAACACCAACACCAGACGCCACTCAAGATCTCTGGGAAGGTCATCTCGCTGGAGATATGTTTGGACTCCGACCCTGCCTCGCTAAACATGGGATCAAACTGGATCTCACAGCCACGAATTTCTACTACGGAGTCGTAGACGGGTCGGCAGATTTTATAGGTGGCAAAGATGGTGACGATGTGGCCTTTGGCGGCAAAGTGGATTTGCACCTGAATGTGGACGGCCACAAAGCAGGCCTCTGGCAGGGACTCTTTATCAGTATTCACGGCGAATACCGCTATGGAGACAGCACGCGTCAAGCAGGGGCCCTCACCCCAGTGAATGCTGGCATGCTCTCCCCCAGTGACAATAGCGATGCCTTTGCGTTTACCAATGTGGTCATCACTCAGGCCTTTAGTGAGAGCGTCCTTCTCTCTTTAGGAAAATTCAACACCATCGATCTGGCGGACAAAACCTTCCTCGGCGGCTTCGGCTACGAAGGCTTCATGAATACCAGTTTTGTGGCTCCACCTATCGCAGGCCGTACCGTCCCGATCTCGACTCTGGGAGCTATCGTCTCCGTCCTCGATGGCGGGAAACCTAAGTTCAACATTGGTATTATCGATTCAGACTCACCTGAGACCAGCAGCGGCTTCGACGGGCTCTCTAGTGACGAGATGACTTTCCTGGCCGACTACACCTTCTATACGAAAATCGGCGGTAAAGATGGCACACACACGATCAGTGGAACCTATTCTACGATTGATGCCTTCTCACTGGATGCCAGTGATTACCTGCGTCCCCCCTCAAATCCCGGCATCACCCCATCTTTCAAGGATGACTCCTGGCAGATAAGCTACACCTTTGAGCAGTTCATTTGCCAAGACGCCAGTGATACCAAGAAAGGCTGGGGAGTGTTCGGTATGTTTGCCTTTTCGGACGGTAACCCGAACCCATTTGAGTATAGCGCAGTGTTGGGAATTGCAGCCAATGGGGTTTCCCCGGCCCGCCCAAATGACAACTTCGGCTTCGGTCTCTTCTGGAACGGCGTCAGCGACGATCTTAAGAAAAGCCTAGATGCGGTGGTCGATGTCGATGACGAATACGGTGCCGAACTCTTCTATGACGCAGCCATCACGCCTTGGTTCCGACTGGGAGCTGACGTTCAGGTCGTCAACCCAGTCTTTGCTGACAATGACACCGCCGTGTTTCTTGGCCTCCGAAGCCGCGTCATCTTTTAA